A window of Desulfuromonas soudanensis genomic DNA:
CTCGACGCCGCTGGCCCCTTCATGAATTTCGCCGAAACCGAGGCGTTTGAGTCCGGTGACCAGCTGTCCCGGGCGGATGTCGTTGAAAAAGGCCGGGAAGGAGCAGCCGAGGACCGCCACCACCGGATCGGGACCGGCGAGGAGCCGGCGGGTCTCCTCCATGCAGTCGGCGATCACCTTGGCCTGCTGCGAGCAGACCCGGATGCACTTGCCGCAGCCGATGCAGCGCTCGTAGATGACCTCGGCGTGGTCTTCCTTGACGCGGATCGCCTTGACCGGGCAGTTGCGCACGCAGGCGTAGCACTTGCGGCAGCGTTCCTTGACCGTTTTGATCGGACCCATTTCGACTCCCCGCTGAAATTTGTATACAGGATATGCAAAGATTTGAATGAGTGTGCCACCCCTGACACGCCCCTGTCAATGGTCAATTTCGCCGGAGATTCCGTAAACGGCAAATAGTTATGTATACGGAAATATGGGGAAAATCGATTTGGCCACCAAGACACCAAGACACCAAGGGAAGCAAACCCCCAAGGTACATACCTGAAAAAACGCTTTGAAAATCAGAATCTTTGCCTCACGCGACGCCGCAACGACGCAACGCTTCAGGGTCTAAGTCAAAAGCCAAGGTTTTCGTCGCGTCGTTGCGTCGTCGCGTGAAACCAGATCTTGCAGTGCACTTCTGAAGGTCAGGGTGAAAAATGACGCGGGGGAATGATACCCCTTAACCGGGTTTTCTTGGTGCCTTGGTGCCTTGGTGGCCAACAGGTTTATCAAACGTTCAGGAGGGGAAGCAGTCAGGGAGCGCTACGGAATTTGCCGACTTCGGCGCTGAAGTGGCAGGCGGCGAGGTGCCCCTGCCCCTTGTCCTCCAGGGGAGGGCTCAGGCGGGAGCAGATCTCGCGGGCGTAGGGGCAGCGGGGGTGAAAGTGGCATCCGGAAGGGGGGGAGAGAGGGGAGGGGACCTCGCCGGCGAGGGGGCGGGCGGTGCGGCGCCGGAGCGGGTCGGGAACGGGGATGGAATTGAGGAGGGCTTCCGTGTAGGGGTGGCGCGGCTGCCGGTAGAGCGCGTCGGCGAGGGAGAGTTCGACGATGCGCCCCAGGTACATCACCGCCACCCGGTCGCAGACGTGCTCGATGAGGGCGAGGTTGTGGGCGATAAAGAGGTAGGTGAGGCCGAATTCCTGCTGGATGTCCTGCATCAGGTTGATGACCTGGGCCTGGATGGAGAGGTCGAGGGCCGAGACCGGCTCGTCGGCGACGATCAGGCGCGGCTTGACCGCCAGGGCCCGGGCGATGCCGATGCGCTGGCGCTGGCCGCCGGAGAATTCGTGGGGATAGCGATCGTAGTGCTCGGCGGAGAGGCCGACAGTGGCCATCAGGCGCAGCACCTCGATGCGAACCTCTTCCCCGCGGGCGAGGCGGTGAATGTGCAGGGGCTCGGCGATGATCTCTCCCACCCGCATCCGCGGGTTGAGGCAGGAGTAGGGATCCTGAAAGATCATCTGCAGGTCGCGCCGGACGGCGCGCACCTCTTTCTTCCCCTGGAGCAGGACGTCGCGGCCGTCGAAGAGGACCTCGCCGCCGTCGGCTTCGAGGAGGCGCAGCAGCAGCCGGCCGGTGGTCGACTTCCCGCACCCCGATTCCCCCACCAGGCCGAGGGTCTCTCCGGAGGCGATGGTGAAGGAGACGTCGTCCACGGCTCGCAGGGTGAGACGGCGTCCGCCGAGGGGGCCCGGGGCGACGGAGAAGGTCTTGCTCAGGTTGCGCACCTCGAGAAGGGGCGCGGCGGTGTCGGCGACGGGGAGCGGCATGGTCAATCCTCCCAGCAGCGCACCAGGTGCCCTGCCTCCACTTCACGGAGCAGCGGCAGCTTTCCCCGGCGCGGGGCAAAGGGATGGGGGCAGAGGTCGAGAAAGGAGGTCCCCGGCTCGGCGCCTGCCGGCGGGGTGGGGATCGTCGCCAGGCGCCCGCGGCTGCCGCCGAGGCGGGGGATGCAATTCATGAGGCCGAGGGTGTAGGGGTGGAGGGGATTGGCGAAGATGGTTGCGACGTCGGCGTATTCCATGATCAGGCCGTTGTACATGACGGCGACCTGGTCGGCGGTTTCGGCCACGACCCCGAGGTCATGGGTAATGAGGAGCGTCGCCATCTGCCGCTCGGCCTTGAGGCTGGTCAGCAGGTCGATGATCTGGGCCTGGATGGTCACGTCGAGGGCGGTGGTCGGCTCGTCGGCGATAAGGAGCTGCGGGTCGCAGGCCAGGGCCATGGCGATCATCACCCTCTGGCGCATCCCGCCGGAGAGCTGGTGGGGATAGTCGTAAATCCGCTGCTGCGGCGCCGGGATGCCGACCTGTTGCAGCAGAGTTGCGGCGGCGTCGAGCGCCTCTTTGGGGGGGAGCCCCTTGTGCAGGCGCAGGACCTCGGCGATCTGTTCGCCGACCCGGAAAACCGGATTGAGGGAGGTCATCGGCTCCTGAAAGATCATGGCGATGCGGTTGCCGCGGGTGCGTCGCATCTCTTCGGCGGGCTTGTGAAGCAGGTCCTCGCCGGCAAAATAGATCTCGCCGTCGACAATCCGCCCCGGTGAAGGGACGAGGCGCAGCAGCGACAGGGCGGTCATCGACTTTCCGCACCCCGATTCCCCCACCAGGGCCAGGGTCTTGCCGACGGAAATGGTGAAGTCGATCCCGCGAACCGCCTTGACCAGGCCGGCGGCGGTGAAAAAGTAGGTCGTCAGGTTGCGTACGTCGAGGAGTGGCTGCATGGGACCTGCTGCGGCGATCGCTTGGGGGAAATTCCCGGTTCCGGCCTGCGGGCCGAGGGGGAACACTCTACATCGAAAGGGGCGGTCGGTCAAGATTGGGATGGCATGGGAAGCCCAGGTTGGCAGTGGGACGGGGGTGGGCAAAATGCTGTGGGACATCGGCCACTTTTAGAGAGCACAAACCTGGTTTTTGAAAAGCCTTTCTTCTCTGCCGAGCAGACGTTTCTCCCAGATCTTTTTCCGAGCACTCTGCCGCTGTTGGCTTCGGCGCTTTTGAAAAATCGTGGACATTTCATCTTTATCCCCTGGGGTTTTTCAGCTGGGCCCTTCGGAGCCTTTTCAGGGGGTGGAAGGAGGGCGGATCAGGCAGGGGACTTCTTCGGCGAAGGACCAGTATAGCTGGCGGGCGTCGTCGAGGGAGAGGGTCAGTTGCAGTTCGCTGGAAGGGTCGATGAAGAGTTTTTTTACGGCGCGACCGGCGCCGGCCGTGGTCTCCCCGAGACGGGCTACGGCGGCGGCGAAACCGGTGCCGGCGGAGCGGATGTCGATGCGGGTGCCGTCGTCGAGGATCAGCCGGTAGTTCCCCGGCATATCGCCCCGTTCCAGTGCATGCAGGGTGTCGTCAGCGTTTTTCTCCTCCTTCGGTTCTTCGTTGCCGGTTGCTCTGTCGGGGATGCGCACGGCCTCCCGTCGGGGCGGGCTGGAGGTCTCGCGGCGGAGCAGGGTGCGGGTCCTCGCTTCCGGTGGCGGCCCGTACAGCTTTTTCTTCTGCAGGGGAAGCCTCCTGAGGTCGACCCCGCCGGCCTTGAAGAGGATAAGGTTTTCGCGTAAATCGAAGAGGATGTAAAGTTTGCCGCTGCGCGCAATTTGCAACTCGGCGGTCAGCAACTGATGGTCGATGAGGAGATCGACGGCTTCGTCGGCCCTGGCGGAGAGAGGGAGGAGCAGAAGGATGAGCAGAAGGGATCGGAGCATCAGAAAATAATCACTCGCGAGCCGATGGGGAGTGTGCGATAGATCTGTTCCAGATCCTTGTCCCCCAGACGCACACAGCCGTGGGAGACGTTGCGTCCGAGCAGGCGGGTGTAGAGGGTGCCGTGGATGAAGTAGCCCTGGCCGATCCCGAGGGCGTAATCGCCCATCATCCCCGGCTCGGCGCGGGCGGCGGGATTTTCGGGAATGACTTCCCCCTCTTCGATAAACGCCCAGTCGGGTTTCATCCAGACCGGGTTGACCAATTTCGATTGAATGCGGAACTGGCCGCGCGGGGTGTCGAACACCCAGCGGCGACCGCTGGTCGGATCTTCGAGGACGTTGCCGCTGCCGCAGGAGGCGACCATCTCGGCCCGGGTCTTCTCCCCGCGCCGCAGGAGGATCTTGTTGCCGGCGGTGTCGATGACCAGGTAGTCGCCCGTCGGAGCCAGGGAACGGATACGGGCGCTGAGCGCGGCATTTTTTGCCCGCAGTTTGGCAATGTTCTCCGTTGCCGGCGCGGTTGCGACGGGCTGTTCTGCCGGTGAATGCCGGGCTTCCGGCGCTGTGGCGGCCGCTTCGCCTGGGGTGTTGAGCCCCTGGCTGTCGTCGGGGGAGCGAAAGAGAAGGAACAGGGGCGCAAGGAGAAGGGCTGCGGCGACAACCAGGAGAGCCCGGCGCCGGAACCGTCTGTGCGACGGCGGCGGCACAGAGCCAAGATCGCGGTTGGGCCGCACCGGCCTAGGGGAGCTGTCGGAGAGCCGATGCAATGAGATTGTCATGGTCGATTGTGCCAATGATCAGTACGGGTGTTCCTACGGCGATCTGCTCGTAGAGCAGGGCCATGGCGTGGTTGTCCAGTGCCACGCAGCCGTCGGTGATGCCGAGACTGCCGCCACCGTGAATTTCAATCAGGCCGCCAATCGCGGCGTTGTTTTTTAAAAGCCCGTCCCGCCGGGCCTGGCGGAAATTCTGCCGGTCGGCGGCATTGGGGTAATCGATCAACAGCGCCCGGAAATATTTGCTGTTCGGAAGTTTACGCTCGACCCGGTAATTCCCCTCGGGTGTCGCCTTGTCCCCGGCATGCCGTTTATCCGAAAGTCCGTTGCTTCCCAGACCCACAGAGTAACGCGCCCATTTCTTCCCTTTTCGGTAGATCGTCAGGGTGCGCTCCACCTTTTGCACCACGATCAGGTCGCTGCCGCTGCGACGGGAGGCAGCCATCGCCTCGTCGAACTGGGTTATCCAGCGGGCAATCTGTTTCCGATCGGCAAAACGTTCCAGAACCGGTTTCTGGGCGGCGACAACGACGCGCAGGTCCGATTCGGCTTCGGCGAGGCGATTTTCTGCCTCTTCCTGCTCTCCGGCGCCGAGGAGGCGGTCGATTTCGCTCAGGCGGATCTCGACCTGCACCAGACGGCGACTGGCCAGTCGTCGATCTTTGAGGGCCGCGGAAAGGTCGCGCAGAACCGATACTTGTTTTTGCAGGGATTGGCGTCGACGGTCGAGGGCCTTGCCTTCGGATAGGCGCCGGCCGCTCATGGCTGTCGCCAGCTCGTCCCCTGTGGTTAAGACATGACGAAAGGCTGCCGAAATCGCCTCGTCGTCCCGCAGCCAGCGCAGACGTTGTTGCTCCTGCTGCCAGAGGGCTTTGGCCGCGGAGAGCTCCCCTTCGTAGGTTGCATACTCGACCGGGAAACCGGATAGAGCACCGGCCCCGAGGAGGTCCTGTTCCTGGCGCAGCGCCAGGGGGACCTCCGGCGGGGCCGGCTTGTCAGTACACCCCCCGCAAACGGCAATGGCAACCGCCAGCAGGAAAATCGTCCATGCGCGGGGGCTCAACGGTGTCAATCCTTACTTCTGTTTGCCCTGGAGGGCGGCCAGTTTCTCCATGACCCCATTGATCTCATCGGACAGGGCCGTCGCCTTGTCTTTAATCGCCAACGCCTTTTCGGAAGCGGCGGCGTAATCCCCGCCGTCGATCAGCGGCTGTACTTCGGTCAGGGCGGCTTCGAGTCCGGAGACGTCGGCTTTCATCGCCATGATGTCGGCCGCCGAGCCTTTGCCCTTCGGGGCGTTGGCGACCAGTTCACTGGCGGTGGCGACGGCGGTGCCGGCCGCGGCAAGATCCGCTACGGCCTGATCCATCAGGCGCTGTTTTTCGGCGACGGTTTTGGCCTGGAGCGCTTCGCTGTCGGCTTTCGCCTGAGCCAGCATCTGCTTGGCCTTGTCGTAATTTTTCAACATTTTGCCGTCCTGCGTTTTCACCTCTTCCAGAGCGGCAACCAGCGCCCCTTCGACCTTTGCGAAGTCCTCAGCCGCGTAATTGGCGGCCCCTTCAGTTACCGCAGCGTCCATCGCGGCCTTGGCGGCCCCAATTTCTTCTACCGGCTGTTTACCGCATGCTACCAACGACGACACCATGACCAGACCTACCAGAACTGCCGCTAGCCGCTTCACCTTCTGCCTCCTTGAGTGTGCCCGATTCCGGGCACCATGCATTGTTTGCCTGCGCCGGGGACGTCCGAACTATTCGGCGTCCTCTGGTCGAAGCGGTGACATTTCACATAAAGGGCCCGCAATTAGCAAGAGCAATCTTGCGCCGGAAAAAAATTGACAAAAACAGTCCGTAACACCCTGTAATTAAAGGTTTAAAAATTTGATCTCCGGGGGATGGAGTCGTGGAACATATGGATGCGTGGAACATTTTGCACGGGTTGAACCCAGGGTCGCCCTCCTTGCGCTTTTCCCACCGGCTGTTAGAGAGGATATTGTCAACTGTACTTTTTGTAACACCTACTGTGGCAAAGGGGGCTTTGTCCCCGGGAAAGGGTTCCATGATCCGAATCGCGACCCTCCTTCTGCTGCTGCTCTTCTGGTGCGGATCGGCCTTCGCCGTGGTCTACCAGTGCCGGACCAGGGAGAACAACCTCTTTTTGACCAACAACCGGAACAAATTCCCTCCGGGGTGCGTGCAGGTCGGCGAGCCGATCGGCGAGGCGCCCGCACCCTCGCCGCCGGATTCCGGCCCCCCCGCCCTCCAGCGAAGAGAGCCCGAAACCATCGATCCCAGGCGTGCATCGCCGCCGCCGCGCTCCCGGGCGCCCCTGGAGGTGCCGGAGGAGACGACGCCTGAAGGCGCTTTGCACGAAGGGAGCGCGCCCGGGGTGTCGCCGGAAACCGGCCCCGAGGCTGCAAGGCCCGAGTCGCCGGATGAACAGCCGCCGCTCCAGGAGGGTCAGGCGGAGGAGGGGACGGACGAAGGAGCCGATCCCCCCGGCCAGCCGGAGGAGACCCCCGACACGGAGGGACCGGCGGCGGGTGGAGAGGTGCCGGCGGCGGAGGCCGGCGCTGCCGGGGAAGGCGAAGGGGAACGCTGACGGGCCCTGGCGGCCGGGGAGGGGAGGGGAAACTTAGGTTGACAGGGGAGCGGCGAGGGGCGAAAATCCACGGGACATCGACTTTTTCCGCTGGCGCCTCTTTCTTTTCGTCAAGGCTCCCCCCTATGCCGAGCAGACCTTTATCCCGGATCCTGACCGGAGCGCTCCTGGCGCTTCTGGTCCTGGCCTTATTCCCTCCGGGTCTCCGGGCCGCTCCCCCCGGGGAAGGGCTGGTGGTGGTCGGCGGCGACCAGAGCTACCCCCCCTACGAGTTTCTCGACGACGAGGGGCGCCCCGCCGGGTTCAATGTCGAGCTCACCGAGGCCATCGCCCGGGTGATGGGGATGCGCATCGAGATCCGTCTCGGCGCCTGGGGAACGATGCGCCGCGCCCTGCAGCGCCGGGAGGTCGACATCCTGCAGGGGATGGCCTTCTCGGAGGAGCGCACCGCCGAGGTCGATTTTTCCCTCCCCCATGCCGTGGTCCATCAGTCGATCTGGAACCGCCGGACCGCTCCCCCCCTGACCACCCTCGACGATCTCCGGGGGCGCGAGGTGATCGTCATGCGCGGCTCGATCATGCATGACTTCATGCTGCGCAGCGCCCCCGGGTCGACCCTGATCCTCACCGACTCCCTGGCCGAAGCCTTGCGCCTCCTCGCCCTCGGGCGCCACGACTGCGCCCTGGTCGCCAAACTCCCCGGCCTTTACCTCAGCCGCAAGCTCGGGCTGAGCAACATCGAGCCGGTGGCGCTCCCCCTCATCGCCCAGGACTACGGCTACGCGGTGCGCAAGGGGAATAAGGACCTTCTCGCCCGTTTCGACGAGGGGCTCACCCTCTTGCGCGAGACCGGAGAATACTCCCGCCTGCACCGCAAGTGGCTCGGCGTCCTCGAAAACCAGGGTCCTCCCTGGCGGCGCATCGGCCGCTACGTCGCCCTGGTCGCCGGGCCGCTCCTGCTGATTCTCGGCGGCACGGTCGGCTGGTCGCGCACCCTGCAGAAGGAGGTGGCCTCCCGTACCGCGGCTCTCGAGCGGGAAGTCGCCGAGCGCCGCCGGGCGATGGAGGAACTCGAGGTGCGTCAGCGCCAGCTCATCCAGGCCGACAAGATGACGTCTCTGGGGATCCTCGTCTCCGGGGTCGCCCACGAGCTCAATAACCCCAACGGCGTCATCATGCTCAACATCCCCCTGCTGCAGAAGGCCTGGCGCGACGCCGAACCGATCCTCGAGGAGCGCTACCTCAGGGAGGGGGACTTCACCCTCGGCTGGCTCAAGTATTCGCGGATGCGCCGCGAGATCCCCCTTCTCCTCGGCGAGACTCTGGAGAGTTCCCACCGCATCCGCCGCATCGTCGACGATCTCAAGGATTTTGCCCGCAGCGACGATTCCGATCACTCGGTCCGGCTCGAACTCAACGCCGTCGTCGCCGCCGCGGTGCGCCTCGTCGAGCCGACGATCCGCAAGGCCACGGTCGCTTTCAGCGCCGTCTACGGGGACGACCTGCCGGTGGTCCGCGGCAATCCCCAGCGCATCGAACAGGTGGTGGTCAACCTGGTTCTCAACGCCTGCCAGGCCCTGACCGCCTTCGAGGAGGCCATCCGCATCGAGACCGCCTGGGATCCACTCCAGGGGCGGGTGACCCTGGTGGTTGCAGACGAGGGGGCGGGGATAGCCCCCGAGCACCTCGAACACCTCACCGACCCCTTCTTCACCACCAAACGCGAAGCGGGGGGGACCGGCCTCGGCCTCTCCGTCTCCGCCGGGATCGTCAAGGAGCACGGCGGCACGCTGCACTTCGCCTCGACGCCGGGAAAAGGGACGGCCGTGACCCTCTCTCTCCCCCCCTTTTTCGAGGAGCAACCCGCATGAGCGACCCGACCCTCACCCCTTCCTTCGGACTCCTTTTGGTCGACGACGAGGCGCCCTGGCTGCGCACCCTGGGGATGACCCTCGAGGGGCCCGGCGGCATGACCAACCTCAGAAGCTGCCAGGACAGCCGGGAGGTCCTCGGCATCCTCAAGGAGGGGGACTTCGGCGTCGTCCTCCTCGACCTGACCATGCCGTACCTCTCCGGCGAGGCTCTGCTGCCGCAAATCCTCGAGGAACATCCGGGGACGGCGGTGATCGTCGTCAGCGGCCTCAACCAGGTCGAAACCGCGGTGCGCGCCATGCGCCTCGGCGCCTTCGACTTCTTCGTCAAGGGGGTCGACGACGACCGTCTCCTCGACGGCGTGCGCCGCGCCGTCCGGGTGGTGGAACTGGAGCGGGAGAACCGGGCCGTGGGGCGCCGCCTCCTCGCCGGGCGCCTCGAGCATCCCGAGGCCTTTTCTCCCCTGGTCACCGCCGATGTCTCCCTGCAGACAATCTTCCGCTACGTCGAGGCCGTCGCCCCCAGCCGGGAGCCGATGCTCATCACCGGCGAGAGCGGCACCGGCAAGGAACTCGTCGCCCGGGCGATCCACGCCCTGGGGCGCCGCCCGGGACCGCTGGTCGCCGTCAATGTCGCCGGCCTCGACGACAACGTCTTTGCCGACACCCTCTTCGGCCACAGGCGCGGCGCCTTCACCGGCGCCGACAGCGCCCGTCGCGGCATGGTCGAGCAGGCCGCCGGCGGCACCCTCTTTCTCGACGAGATCGGCGACCTCAGCCTCTCCTCCCAGGTCAAGCTCCTGCGCCTGCTGCAGGAAGGGGAATACTATCCCCTGGGCAGCGACGAGCCGCAGATCTCCAGCGCCCGCATCGTCGTCGCCACCCACCAGGACCTCGCCGCCCGCCAGGCGACCGGCGCCTTCCGTAAGGATCTCTACTACCGCCTTCGCGCCCATCACGTCCATTTGCCGCCTTTGCGCGAGCGCAAGAAGGATATTCCCCTCCTCCTCGACCACTTCCTCGCCGAGGCCGCCGTAGCTCTCGGCAAGGAGTCCCCCCACTACCCGCCGCAGCTTGCGGTTCTCCTCTCCACCTACCCCTTCCCCGGCAACGTCCGCGAGCTGCGGGCCATGGTCTACGACGCCCTCGGCGCCCACACCTCCCGTACCCT
This region includes:
- a CDS encoding ABC transporter ATP-binding protein, whose protein sequence is MPLPVADTAAPLLEVRNLSKTFSVAPGPLGGRRLTLRAVDDVSFTIASGETLGLVGESGCGKSTTGRLLLRLLEADGGEVLFDGRDVLLQGKKEVRAVRRDLQMIFQDPYSCLNPRMRVGEIIAEPLHIHRLARGEEVRIEVLRLMATVGLSAEHYDRYPHEFSGGQRQRIGIARALAVKPRLIVADEPVSALDLSIQAQVINLMQDIQQEFGLTYLFIAHNLALIEHVCDRVAVMYLGRIVELSLADALYRQPRHPYTEALLNSIPVPDPLRRRTARPLAGEVPSPLSPPSGCHFHPRCPYAREICSRLSPPLEDKGQGHLAACHFSAEVGKFRSAP
- a CDS encoding ABC transporter ATP-binding protein, producing the protein MQPLLDVRNLTTYFFTAAGLVKAVRGIDFTISVGKTLALVGESGCGKSMTALSLLRLVPSPGRIVDGEIYFAGEDLLHKPAEEMRRTRGNRIAMIFQEPMTSLNPVFRVGEQIAEVLRLHKGLPPKEALDAAATLLQQVGIPAPQQRIYDYPHQLSGGMRQRVMIAMALACDPQLLIADEPTTALDVTIQAQIIDLLTSLKAERQMATLLITHDLGVVAETADQVAVMYNGLIMEYADVATIFANPLHPYTLGLMNCIPRLGGSRGRLATIPTPPAGAEPGTSFLDLCPHPFAPRRGKLPLLREVEAGHLVRCWED
- a CDS encoding L,D-transpeptidase; this encodes MTISLHRLSDSSPRPVRPNRDLGSVPPPSHRRFRRRALLVVAAALLLAPLFLLFRSPDDSQGLNTPGEAAATAPEARHSPAEQPVATAPATENIAKLRAKNAALSARIRSLAPTGDYLVIDTAGNKILLRRGEKTRAEMVASCGSGNVLEDPTSGRRWVFDTPRGQFRIQSKLVNPVWMKPDWAFIEEGEVIPENPAARAEPGMMGDYALGIGQGYFIHGTLYTRLLGRNVSHGCVRLGDKDLEQIYRTLPIGSRVIIF
- a CDS encoding L,D-transpeptidase family protein, with amino-acid sequence MSPRAWTIFLLAVAIAVCGGCTDKPAPPEVPLALRQEQDLLGAGALSGFPVEYATYEGELSAAKALWQQEQQRLRWLRDDEAISAAFRHVLTTGDELATAMSGRRLSEGKALDRRRQSLQKQVSVLRDLSAALKDRRLASRRLVQVEIRLSEIDRLLGAGEQEEAENRLAEAESDLRVVVAAQKPVLERFADRKQIARWITQFDEAMAASRRSGSDLIVVQKVERTLTIYRKGKKWARYSVGLGSNGLSDKRHAGDKATPEGNYRVERKLPNSKYFRALLIDYPNAADRQNFRQARRDGLLKNNAAIGGLIEIHGGGSLGITDGCVALDNHAMALLYEQIAVGTPVLIIGTIDHDNLIASALRQLP
- a CDS encoding transporter substrate-binding domain-containing protein, producing MPSRPLSRILTGALLALLVLALFPPGLRAAPPGEGLVVVGGDQSYPPYEFLDDEGRPAGFNVELTEAIARVMGMRIEIRLGAWGTMRRALQRREVDILQGMAFSEERTAEVDFSLPHAVVHQSIWNRRTAPPLTTLDDLRGREVIVMRGSIMHDFMLRSAPGSTLILTDSLAEALRLLALGRHDCALVAKLPGLYLSRKLGLSNIEPVALPLIAQDYGYAVRKGNKDLLARFDEGLTLLRETGEYSRLHRKWLGVLENQGPPWRRIGRYVALVAGPLLLILGGTVGWSRTLQKEVASRTAALEREVAERRRAMEELEVRQRQLIQADKMTSLGILVSGVAHELNNPNGVIMLNIPLLQKAWRDAEPILEERYLREGDFTLGWLKYSRMRREIPLLLGETLESSHRIRRIVDDLKDFARSDDSDHSVRLELNAVVAAAVRLVEPTIRKATVAFSAVYGDDLPVVRGNPQRIEQVVVNLVLNACQALTAFEEAIRIETAWDPLQGRVTLVVADEGAGIAPEHLEHLTDPFFTTKREAGGTGLGLSVSAGIVKEHGGTLHFASTPGKGTAVTLSLPPFFEEQPA
- a CDS encoding sigma-54-dependent transcriptional regulator, which encodes MSDPTLTPSFGLLLVDDEAPWLRTLGMTLEGPGGMTNLRSCQDSREVLGILKEGDFGVVLLDLTMPYLSGEALLPQILEEHPGTAVIVVSGLNQVETAVRAMRLGAFDFFVKGVDDDRLLDGVRRAVRVVELERENRAVGRRLLAGRLEHPEAFSPLVTADVSLQTIFRYVEAVAPSREPMLITGESGTGKELVARAIHALGRRPGPLVAVNVAGLDDNVFADTLFGHRRGAFTGADSARRGMVEQAAGGTLFLDEIGDLSLSSQVKLLRLLQEGEYYPLGSDEPQISSARIVVATHQDLAARQATGAFRKDLYYRLRAHHVHLPPLRERKKDIPLLLDHFLAEAAVALGKESPHYPPQLAVLLSTYPFPGNVRELRAMVYDALGAHTSRTLSMAGFLRAMGKDGGGEGSVPPSRTGNPFAGVEPLPALPEAVNLLIEEALERSGGNQSLAARLIGISQPALSKRLKAGRK